From the Desulforhopalus sp. genome, one window contains:
- a CDS encoding HDOD domain-containing protein: protein MITPTGFSEYFYYYLARQPIFDRRGNTYGYELLFRSAAGMDSALIDDGDLATMRMATSGFIKAQESIDQSKRIFVNFTEKLILDGAPRALPPAVTVVEVLEDTVPVPAVTAELIRLKQDGYFIAIDDYTGNTSQDVLLDLADIIKVDVLARSFAEIETIFHTISSKKALKVAEKVEDRATYNFLLQLGFDFFQGYFFAKPENLSGKTLHSFQASRMRILTALNDPNLDTEKIIDIVKVDPAITYRLLRLLNSAAFGFSMKIDSVRHAVVLLGNNRMRYWLRMIVLSDLVAPGKPQELLFLALSRGRLFEELALAGKIPAIPHEEMFLFGMLSLIDVMLDMPFTKILDNLPLSDRLKEGYTTAGSRMAGYLHLATALEMGDTEQFAQFCNFLELPKGSVAEASLKAGEWVLQVASALTP from the coding sequence ATGATCACGCCCACCGGTTTCAGCGAATACTTCTACTACTATCTTGCCAGACAGCCGATTTTCGATCGCCGTGGCAACACCTACGGCTATGAGCTGCTGTTTCGTTCGGCCGCCGGCATGGATTCGGCGCTCATTGACGACGGCGATTTGGCCACCATGCGCATGGCCACCTCGGGTTTTATCAAGGCGCAGGAATCGATCGACCAGTCAAAACGGATCTTTGTCAACTTCACTGAAAAACTGATCCTCGACGGTGCGCCAAGAGCCCTGCCGCCGGCAGTAACGGTCGTCGAGGTTTTGGAGGACACCGTGCCGGTGCCGGCGGTGACCGCCGAACTCATCCGCCTCAAGCAGGACGGCTATTTTATCGCCATCGATGACTATACCGGCAACACCAGCCAGGACGTGCTGCTCGATCTCGCCGATATCATCAAGGTCGACGTATTGGCCAGGAGTTTTGCGGAAATAGAGACGATCTTCCACACCATCAGTTCGAAAAAGGCCCTGAAGGTCGCGGAAAAGGTGGAGGACCGCGCTACCTACAATTTTCTCCTGCAGCTCGGTTTTGATTTCTTTCAAGGCTACTTCTTCGCCAAACCGGAGAACCTCTCCGGCAAGACCCTGCACTCCTTCCAGGCCTCGCGGATGCGCATCCTCACCGCCCTCAACGACCCCAACCTCGACACCGAGAAAATCATCGACATCGTCAAGGTCGATCCGGCCATCACCTACCGCCTGCTCCGCCTCCTCAATTCGGCGGCCTTCGGTTTTTCGATGAAGATCGACTCAGTCCGCCATGCGGTGGTCCTGCTCGGCAACAACCGCATGCGCTACTGGCTGCGGATGATCGTCCTCTCCGACCTGGTGGCCCCCGGCAAGCCGCAGGAACTTCTCTTTCTCGCCCTCAGCCGCGGCCGGCTCTTTGAGGAACTGGCTCTGGCCGGCAAGATCCCGGCAATACCCCATGAGGAGATGTTCCTCTTCGGCATGCTCTCCCTCATCGATGTCATGCTCGACATGCCGTTTACTAAAATCCTCGATAATCTACCGCTCTCCGACAGGCTCAAGGAGGGATACACCACCGCCGGTTCGCGGATGGCCGGCTACCTCCACCTGGCGACGGCCCTGGAAATGGGCGACACCGAACAATTCGCCCAGTTCTGCAACTTTCTCGAACTGCCGAAGGGCAGCGTCGCCGAGGCGTCCCTCAAGGCCGGGGAGTGGG
- the lexA gene encoding transcriptional repressor LexA encodes MYIARAFMELTAKQRQFFEYLSERVDGEGRVPTLRQAAADLGVSHTAVAQLMNQLEKKGVVERPGRYGRAIRLCPDGGEHRPARRGRELPIIGQVTAGLPMYAQQEWAGTVVVDPAIFAGDSLFCLHIKGQSMRDAGILDGDLVVCEPRQYAENGEVVAVLIKGEEATVKRFFLYSDHIELRPANEDFAVMCYPFSDVLIQGKVVGVIRGNHAEFNGKRD; translated from the coding sequence ATGTACATAGCGAGGGCGTTTATGGAGCTTACGGCAAAACAGCGGCAGTTTTTTGAGTATCTCAGTGAGCGAGTCGACGGCGAGGGGCGGGTGCCGACCCTGCGTCAGGCCGCCGCCGATCTCGGGGTCAGCCATACGGCGGTGGCGCAGCTGATGAACCAGCTGGAGAAGAAGGGAGTGGTGGAGCGCCCCGGCCGCTATGGCCGGGCCATCCGCCTCTGTCCGGATGGCGGCGAGCACCGCCCGGCCCGTCGGGGCCGCGAGCTGCCGATCATCGGTCAGGTCACCGCCGGTCTGCCGATGTATGCCCAGCAGGAGTGGGCGGGAACGGTTGTCGTCGATCCGGCGATCTTTGCCGGCGACAGCCTTTTTTGCCTGCACATCAAAGGGCAATCGATGCGCGATGCCGGGATCCTCGACGGCGATCTGGTGGTCTGCGAGCCGCGCCAGTATGCCGAGAATGGCGAGGTCGTGGCGGTGCTCATCAAGGGCGAGGAGGCGACGGTCAAACGGTTCTTTCTCTACAGCGACCATATTGAGCTGCGGCCGGCCAACGAGGACTTTGCGGTCATGTGCTACCCGTTTAGCGATGTCCTCATTCAGGGCAAGGTGGTCGGGGTGATTCGGGGGAACCATGCTGAGTTCAATGGCAAACGGGACTAG
- a CDS encoding DUF72 domain-containing protein, which translates to MANGTSGGAPGRVEIRCPASAAGPERVCPVYVGTCGYSYSEWVDSGFYPEGTKSAAMLGLYGRCFSVVELNYTWYQMARAEALARMVEGAPPHLLFAAKLTRTMTHERDDNWREQLVLYRQGIAPLGKRLVAVLIQLPPDFDRSLANRGYLAALLDGLEGLPVAVEFRHHSWAVDSVFAELSRRRVSLVTVDAPDLPGLFPALDVVTNPGLFYGRFHGRNREGWRSGNMQKKFNYDYTDKELRTWCAGHLPVMVARADRGILVFNNHVRAQAPRNAARLAAILGELGDGEG; encoded by the coding sequence ATGGCAAACGGGACTAGCGGCGGGGCGCCTGGCCGGGTGGAGATCCGTTGCCCGGCAAGCGCTGCCGGACCGGAAAGGGTCTGCCCGGTCTACGTCGGTACCTGCGGCTATTCCTATAGCGAATGGGTGGACAGCGGTTTTTACCCGGAGGGCACCAAGAGTGCGGCGATGCTTGGTCTCTACGGCCGCTGTTTCTCGGTGGTCGAGCTCAACTACACCTGGTACCAGATGGCCCGGGCCGAGGCCCTTGCCCGCATGGTCGAGGGTGCCCCGCCGCACCTGCTCTTTGCCGCCAAACTGACCCGGACCATGACCCATGAGCGCGACGATAACTGGCGCGAGCAGCTGGTTTTGTACCGGCAGGGCATTGCCCCGCTCGGCAAGCGCCTGGTTGCCGTGCTGATTCAGCTGCCGCCGGATTTTGACCGCAGTCTCGCCAACCGCGGCTATCTCGCCGCCCTCCTCGATGGTCTTGAGGGCCTGCCGGTGGCGGTGGAGTTCCGCCATCACTCCTGGGCGGTTGACTCTGTATTTGCCGAGCTTTCCCGGCGGCGGGTGAGTCTGGTGACAGTTGATGCCCCGGACCTGCCGGGGCTCTTTCCGGCCCTTGATGTGGTCACCAACCCGGGTCTTTTTTACGGACGGTTCCACGGCCGCAACCGGGAGGGCTGGCGGTCCGGCAATATGCAGAAAAAATTTAATTACGACTATACCGACAAGGAGCTGCGCACCTGGTGCGCCGGGCATCTGCCGGTCATGGTCGCCCGCGCCGACCGCGGCATCCTGGTCTTTAACAACCACGTCCGGGCCCAGGCGCCGCGCAATGCCGCAAGGCTTGCGGCGATCCTTGGCGAACTGGGCGACGGAGAAGGGTGA
- a CDS encoding DNA polymerase III subunit alpha: MFPLRVRSYYSLLQGTASPQALCRRAKELGYQGLALTDRDNLYGLWDFLKACHRQGLRPIVGAEVSEPGTGLVVVCLVQSPEGYANLCRLLTRRHMAKTFTLAVDLPPLAAGLLLLCRDVGLLAGFKSQGLAAVADLGPRAGAAARALRTFARQNDLPAVITPDSDLGDDRDRQLFCLLHAIRTGSTISRSMQQKTSDTIHSLLGPGDYQEKLAIWPEAIAATDDLAATCTFTGPDFGIVMPPWRGGDGRNAAAVLREKAYLGARRRYGDDLGEPVVERLEHELRVIDTMGFSTYFLVVRDIVHRKGPDGKRQKRRICGRGSGAASLVAYCLDITNVCPIKYNLYFERFLNPGRTDPPDIDIDFSWDERDAVLRDVLGDFQGYAAMVSNHVFFQPRMAIRETAKAFGLPGFEISQLTKRIPWLHSGGGTLAESLAGLPVFRDQDLSPPWPEILALAEKLIGLPRYLSVHPGGVVITPRPISEYVPVERATKGVPIIQWEKDGAEEAGLVKIDLLGNRSLGVIRDCIAAVHAGGGHVDEITWQPEDDPATKLAVAAGATMGCFYIESPAMRLLEKKAGTGDFEQLVIQSSIIRPAANEFVREYVRRLHGGAWQPFCPEQGDVLDETFGLMVYQEDVAKVAVALAGFSHVDGDGLRKAMAKKDKAVKLANYKAMFFAGCADRGVAPEAVADMWRMIESFDGYSFCKPHSASYARVSFQAAYLKRHYPAEFMAAVISNQGGYYSTFAYVSEAKRLGLQILPPDVQRSLVAWTGKGRQMRVGLQNVHGLSAGFLERLLAAREKGRFEDVGDFFQRTRPAENEAAALIHAGALDGLAPGSNRTVLLWQWASFQRATQDKGCLSLFAVRLPPPPPLPPPDALAKARREFAALGFLCEGHPLRFLKMPARGCTKVEDLPHQVGRRVSLAAWLLTGKMVSTKTGEVMEFLTFEDETGQVETTFFPETYRTYAHLLRSGRGYILAGLVEEDYGALTFTVEQVTAMRQ, encoded by the coding sequence ATGTTTCCGCTGCGTGTCAGGTCGTATTATTCCCTCCTGCAGGGCACCGCCTCGCCGCAGGCCCTGTGCCGCCGGGCAAAAGAGCTGGGCTACCAGGGCCTTGCCCTCACTGACCGTGATAATCTCTATGGGCTCTGGGATTTCTTGAAGGCTTGCCATCGCCAGGGACTGCGACCGATTGTCGGCGCCGAGGTCTCCGAACCGGGGACGGGCCTGGTGGTGGTCTGCCTGGTACAGTCCCCGGAGGGCTACGCCAACCTGTGCCGGCTGCTGACCAGGCGGCACATGGCCAAGACCTTCACTCTGGCGGTTGATCTGCCACCCCTTGCCGCAGGTCTCCTCCTTCTCTGCCGCGATGTCGGGTTGCTTGCAGGCTTTAAGAGCCAGGGCCTTGCCGCCGTCGCCGATCTCGGTCCCCGGGCAGGTGCCGCCGCCCGCGCACTGCGAACCTTTGCCCGGCAAAACGACCTCCCGGCGGTCATCACCCCGGACAGCGATCTGGGCGATGACCGCGACCGCCAGCTTTTCTGCCTGCTGCATGCGATCCGCACCGGCAGCACCATCAGTCGGAGCATGCAGCAGAAGACCAGCGACACTATCCACTCTCTCCTCGGTCCCGGGGACTATCAAGAAAAACTGGCGATCTGGCCGGAGGCGATTGCCGCCACCGACGACCTGGCCGCCACCTGCACCTTTACCGGTCCGGATTTCGGTATCGTTATGCCGCCGTGGCGCGGTGGCGACGGCCGGAATGCCGCGGCAGTGCTGCGGGAAAAGGCCTATCTCGGGGCCCGGCGCCGCTACGGCGACGACCTCGGCGAGCCGGTCGTCGAACGTCTGGAGCACGAGTTGCGAGTCATCGACACCATGGGCTTTTCCACCTATTTCCTGGTGGTCCGCGACATCGTCCATCGCAAGGGGCCGGATGGCAAACGGCAAAAACGGCGGATCTGCGGCCGCGGATCGGGGGCTGCCTCGCTGGTCGCCTATTGCCTTGATATCACCAATGTCTGTCCGATCAAGTACAATCTCTACTTCGAGCGCTTTCTCAACCCCGGCCGCACTGATCCGCCGGACATCGACATCGATTTTTCCTGGGACGAGCGGGACGCAGTACTCCGCGATGTCCTTGGCGATTTTCAGGGATACGCCGCCATGGTCTCTAACCATGTGTTCTTTCAGCCGCGCATGGCCATTCGCGAAACCGCCAAGGCCTTCGGCCTGCCGGGCTTTGAGATCTCCCAACTGACCAAACGCATCCCCTGGCTGCACAGCGGCGGTGGTACCCTGGCAGAAAGCCTCGCCGGCCTGCCGGTGTTCCGCGACCAGGATCTGTCGCCGCCCTGGCCGGAGATCCTCGCCCTTGCCGAAAAGCTCATCGGCCTGCCGCGCTATCTGTCGGTGCATCCGGGCGGAGTCGTCATCACCCCGCGGCCGATCAGCGAGTATGTGCCGGTTGAACGGGCGACCAAAGGGGTGCCGATCATCCAGTGGGAAAAGGACGGCGCCGAGGAGGCAGGTCTTGTCAAGATCGATCTCCTCGGCAACCGCAGCCTCGGGGTGATCCGCGACTGCATCGCGGCAGTGCACGCCGGCGGCGGCCATGTCGACGAGATCACCTGGCAGCCGGAAGACGATCCGGCAACAAAGCTGGCGGTGGCCGCCGGGGCGACCATGGGCTGCTTTTATATAGAGAGTCCTGCCATGCGGCTTCTGGAGAAAAAGGCCGGAACCGGCGACTTCGAGCAGCTGGTCATCCAGTCGTCGATCATCCGTCCGGCGGCCAACGAGTTCGTCCGCGAGTATGTCCGGCGCCTGCACGGCGGCGCCTGGCAGCCCTTTTGCCCGGAGCAGGGTGACGTCCTCGACGAGACCTTCGGCCTGATGGTCTATCAGGAGGACGTGGCGAAGGTGGCGGTGGCCCTGGCCGGATTCAGCCATGTCGACGGCGACGGCCTGCGCAAGGCCATGGCCAAAAAGGATAAGGCGGTAAAACTCGCCAATTACAAGGCGATGTTTTTTGCCGGTTGCGCCGACCGCGGTGTGGCGCCAGAGGCGGTGGCCGATATGTGGCGGATGATCGAGAGCTTTGATGGCTATTCCTTCTGCAAACCCCACTCCGCCTCCTACGCCCGGGTGTCCTTTCAGGCGGCCTATCTGAAGCGGCACTATCCGGCGGAGTTCATGGCGGCGGTGATCTCCAACCAGGGTGGCTATTATTCGACCTTTGCCTATGTCTCCGAAGCGAAAAGGCTGGGTCTGCAGATCCTTCCCCCGGATGTGCAGAGAAGCCTTGTTGCCTGGACCGGCAAGGGCCGGCAGATGCGGGTCGGGCTGCAGAACGTGCACGGGCTGTCCGCGGGCTTTCTTGAAAGGCTGCTGGCGGCTCGGGAGAAGGGGCGGTTCGAGGATGTCGGCGATTTTTTTCAGCGCACCAGGCCGGCCGAAAATGAGGCTGCCGCCCTCATCCATGCCGGGGCACTGGATGGCCTTGCACCGGGGAGCAACCGTACGGTTCTTCTCTGGCAATGGGCAAGTTTTCAACGGGCCACCCAGGACAAGGGCTGCCTTTCGCTCTTTGCTGTCCGTCTTCCGCCACCGCCGCCCCTGCCGCCTCCGGACGCCCTGGCTAAGGCGCGCCGGGAGTTTGCCGCCCTCGGCTTTCTCTGCGAGGGTCATCCCTTGCGATTTCTCAAGATGCCGGCGAGGGGCTGCACGAAGGTTGAGGACCTGCCCCACCAAGTGGGAAGGCGGGTGTCCCTCGCTGCCTGGCTGCTCACCGGCAAGATGGTATCGACGAAGACCGGCGAGGTCATGGAGTTTCTCACCTTCGAGGACGAGACCGGCCAGGTGGAAACAACGTTTTTTCCGGAGACCTACCGGACCTATGCCCATCTGCTGCGCAGCGGCCGCGGCTATATCCTGGCGGGACTGGTCGAGGAGGACTATGGCGCTCTGACCTTTACCGTCGAGCAGGTGACCGCCATGCGTCAGTGA
- a CDS encoding response regulator, producing the protein MTKTKRILVIDDEATALDLLRRILESEGYEVLLAGNGAEGIRLFRSQPCDLVITDMVMPVKDGLQTILELRKEAPELPFIAISGGGTISKERYLTVAGYLDKVVTIAKPFAVDVILAAVAELLLQDNPPADDTNVV; encoded by the coding sequence ATGACAAAAACAAAGCGTATTCTTGTTATAGATGACGAGGCTACGGCCCTGGATTTGTTGAGAAGGATTCTCGAAAGTGAGGGTTATGAGGTCCTTCTGGCAGGCAATGGCGCCGAGGGGATCAGGCTCTTTCGCAGCCAGCCCTGCGATCTGGTCATAACCGATATGGTTATGCCGGTAAAAGACGGATTGCAGACCATTCTCGAACTGCGCAAAGAAGCGCCTGAGCTGCCGTTTATTGCCATATCGGGGGGAGGGACTATATCCAAGGAACGGTATCTCACCGTTGCCGGATATCTGGATAAAGTCGTCACCATCGCCAAGCCTTTTGCCGTTGACGTTATTCTCGCCGCGGTGGCGGAGCTTCTTCTCCAAGATAATCCCCCGGCGGACGACACGAACGTTGTTTGA
- a CDS encoding AMP-binding protein — protein sequence MNAVAKVGMTLNYVIDSSCSKYRDTPAIGMAMETPLTYGEFHDRIIALAARFLREGVKKDDRIAILAENSHNWAIAYMATARLGAVAVPILPDLPESDVHHILGEMQVKVIFTTQKQIEKLYELRQVITGPVITLDDYAAEIGVLPVITMSAYLEEALTFLRGNPERPVFPEVMEDDLASILYTSGTSGYSKAVMLSHKNLTANAYAASSLKEIPPGAVWLSILPMSHTYEFTCGFILPLLCGARIAYAGKTPTPAILQKLCEHEKPFAIFAVPLVLEKIYKKRVLPQIEKSRLLGMLCKVGLTRRLIYRKIGAKLCAFFGGNLQLMGVGGAALNPDVEKFLYEARFPYLVGYGMTESAPLIAGGPAGDKTITIGSTGKPIPGVQVKIVGADAESGIGEITVCGANVMRGYYNDAEATQAVLTVDGWLSTGDLGVFDEKGNLHVRGRSKNVIVLASGENVYPEAIEHKINTFNWVVESLVLENNGQVEAWVYPDYEFIDEQTAGGSRIDRRSYIESLLENTRIELNEQLPKSSRLSKVFERREPFIKTATHKIKRYLYHGTAMVG from the coding sequence ATGAATGCGGTGGCAAAAGTCGGGATGACCCTCAACTATGTGATCGATTCCAGCTGTTCGAAATACCGGGACACACCGGCAATCGGCATGGCCATGGAAACGCCGCTCACCTACGGCGAGTTCCACGACCGGATCATCGCCCTTGCCGCCAGGTTTCTCCGGGAAGGGGTGAAAAAGGACGACCGCATCGCCATCCTCGCCGAGAACTCTCACAACTGGGCGATCGCCTACATGGCCACTGCCCGTTTGGGCGCCGTTGCCGTACCCATTCTCCCTGATCTGCCGGAAAGCGATGTCCACCATATTCTGGGTGAGATGCAGGTCAAGGTCATTTTTACCACCCAGAAGCAGATCGAAAAACTCTATGAACTGCGCCAGGTAATCACCGGGCCGGTCATTACCCTTGATGATTATGCCGCCGAGATCGGCGTGCTCCCTGTCATTACCATGTCCGCCTATCTGGAAGAGGCCCTGACGTTTTTGCGGGGCAACCCTGAACGGCCGGTATTTCCGGAGGTCATGGAGGACGATCTGGCGTCCATCCTCTATACCTCGGGGACATCCGGGTATTCCAAGGCGGTCATGCTCAGCCATAAAAATCTCACCGCCAATGCCTATGCGGCGTCCAGCCTGAAAGAGATCCCTCCGGGAGCGGTGTGGCTGTCTATCCTGCCGATGTCGCATACCTACGAATTTACCTGCGGCTTTATTCTGCCCCTGCTGTGCGGCGCCCGTATAGCTTACGCCGGCAAGACGCCGACCCCGGCGATCCTGCAAAAGCTCTGCGAACATGAAAAGCCCTTTGCCATCTTCGCCGTGCCCCTGGTCCTCGAAAAGATCTATAAGAAACGGGTGCTGCCGCAGATAGAAAAGAGCCGACTGCTTGGCATGCTCTGCAAGGTCGGGTTGACGAGAAGGTTGATCTACCGGAAGATCGGCGCGAAATTGTGTGCCTTTTTCGGCGGCAATCTCCAGCTCATGGGGGTCGGCGGGGCGGCGCTCAATCCGGATGTGGAGAAGTTTCTTTATGAGGCGAGATTCCCCTATCTGGTCGGCTACGGGATGACCGAATCGGCACCGCTCATCGCCGGCGGGCCGGCCGGCGACAAGACCATCACCATTGGCTCGACCGGCAAGCCCATCCCCGGGGTACAGGTGAAGATCGTCGGGGCCGACGCGGAGTCGGGGATCGGCGAGATCACTGTTTGCGGGGCAAATGTTATGCGCGGTTACTACAACGACGCCGAGGCGACCCAGGCGGTGCTCACCGTTGACGGCTGGCTTTCCACCGGCGACCTCGGGGTCTTTGACGAAAAGGGCAATCTGCATGTTCGCGGTCGCTCGAAAAACGTCATTGTCCTGGCAAGCGGCGAGAACGTCTACCCGGAGGCCATCGAGCACAAAATCAACACCTTCAACTGGGTCGTTGAAAGCCTGGTGCTTGAGAATAACGGCCAGGTCGAGGCCTGGGTCTATCCCGATTATGAGTTCATCGACGAGCAGACCGCGGGCGGTTCCCGCATCGACCGAAGGTCGTATATAGAAAGCCTCCTGGAAAACACGCGGATCGAATTAAACGAGCAGCTTCCCAAATCATCGCGGCTGTCGAAGGTCTTTGAACGCCGCGAACCCTTCATCAAAACCGCCACCCATAAGATCAAGCGGTATCTCTACCATGGCACCGCCATGGTCGGCTAA
- a CDS encoding molybdopterin-dependent oxidoreductase: protein MIHKKTICPLDCPDSCAMIATVVDGRVTSLKGDARHPYTRGFICRKMRRYPERLYGSDRVLYPQLRVGAKGQGRFKRIAWDEALDLMADRLADIRARYGGEAILPYSYAGNMGAVNRFAGYPLFHRLGASQLDQTICSAAASAGWSRQLGNTPGCPPENAADAELIVAWGIDIKVTNSHFWPYVAAARKKGGKLLVIDPCRNDTARAADSHLAVLPGGDLALALGVLKALVDGDLLDRRYIEEETEGFASLEEELRRQDWSELTRESGLSRQAMEDLARLLARSPRTFLRIGIGLSRNSRGGMAVRAITALAGALGLFGGGTGRGVFMTSGAFRGDKARLTWPSLAPAATRTVNMIDLGHALTALQPPVRALFVYNANPLGASPDSAMVRRGLARVDLFTVVHEQVLTPTARYADLLLPATTFLENHDVYTAYGHFYLGLAQPVIEPYAEARSNFQLFQELALRMGFTDQPFYQSCTERIADYLRGMEGIPEGCTLSEILNGRLVHSSNSCRDGRVLVNGCGRFSFAAGLEGGESDVPRLTPMGEFADLELLARFPFRLITPPHPDLLNTTFGERYPGRKGELQIHPDDAARCEVADGEEVTLYNRRGRVTRIARITGDTRKGVLVAPGLFWPVDGSGSTINDLTSQRHTDIGGGGTFHETLVAIDSGTHAGDPMAKTGC, encoded by the coding sequence ATGATACACAAGAAGACTATCTGTCCGCTCGATTGTCCCGACAGCTGCGCCATGATTGCCACCGTTGTCGACGGGCGGGTCACCAGCCTTAAGGGCGATGCCCGGCATCCCTATACCAGGGGCTTCATCTGCCGGAAGATGCGCCGTTATCCGGAGCGTCTCTACGGATCCGACCGTGTCCTGTATCCCCAGCTGCGGGTCGGTGCTAAGGGGCAGGGAAGGTTTAAGCGAATTGCTTGGGACGAGGCCCTCGACCTCATGGCCGATCGCCTTGCTGACATCCGCGCACGCTATGGCGGTGAGGCGATCCTTCCCTACTCCTACGCCGGCAACATGGGCGCGGTGAACCGCTTTGCCGGATATCCCCTGTTTCACCGGCTGGGCGCCTCGCAGCTCGATCAGACCATCTGCTCGGCGGCGGCAAGTGCCGGATGGTCACGGCAGCTGGGCAATACCCCGGGGTGTCCGCCGGAGAACGCCGCCGATGCCGAGCTTATTGTCGCCTGGGGCATCGATATTAAAGTCACCAACAGCCATTTCTGGCCCTATGTCGCCGCCGCCCGGAAAAAGGGCGGGAAGCTCCTGGTCATCGACCCCTGCCGCAACGACACGGCGCGGGCGGCGGACAGCCATCTGGCGGTGCTGCCCGGCGGCGACCTTGCCCTGGCCCTGGGGGTGCTGAAGGCCCTCGTCGACGGCGATCTCCTCGACCGGAGGTATATTGAGGAAGAGACGGAAGGTTTTGCATCCCTTGAGGAGGAGTTGCGCCGCCAGGACTGGTCCGAGCTGACCCGGGAAAGCGGCCTGTCGCGCCAGGCCATGGAGGACCTGGCCAGACTTCTCGCCCGGTCACCCAGAACCTTTCTGCGCATCGGCATCGGCCTGTCCCGCAACAGCAGGGGCGGCATGGCGGTGCGGGCGATAACCGCCCTTGCAGGGGCCCTTGGCCTCTTTGGCGGTGGCACCGGCCGGGGTGTCTTTATGACCAGTGGCGCCTTTCGTGGCGACAAGGCAAGGTTGACTTGGCCGTCCCTGGCTCCTGCTGCCACCAGAACGGTGAATATGATTGACCTCGGCCATGCCCTCACCGCCCTGCAACCGCCGGTTCGCGCCCTGTTCGTCTACAATGCCAATCCGCTTGGCGCAAGCCCCGATTCCGCCATGGTTCGCCGGGGTCTTGCGCGGGTGGACCTGTTCACGGTCGTTCATGAACAGGTGCTGACGCCGACGGCGCGGTACGCCGACCTCCTGTTGCCGGCGACAACCTTTCTTGAAAACCATGATGTCTATACGGCATACGGCCATTTTTACCTCGGACTGGCGCAGCCGGTGATCGAGCCGTATGCCGAGGCAAGGAGTAATTTCCAACTGTTCCAAGAGCTTGCCCTGAGGATGGGCTTTACCGACCAGCCCTTTTACCAGAGCTGTACTGAAAGGATCGCCGACTATCTGCGCGGTATGGAGGGCATCCCCGAGGGCTGTACTCTCTCCGAGATCCTTAACGGCCGCCTGGTGCATTCGAGTAACAGCTGCCGGGACGGGCGGGTGCTTGTCAATGGTTGCGGCAGGTTCTCCTTTGCTGCAGGGCTGGAAGGAGGGGAATCGGATGTGCCGCGGCTCACCCCAATGGGCGAGTTCGCCGACCTCGAACTCCTTGCCCGGTTTCCCTTTCGTCTCATTACCCCACCACATCCCGACCTGCTCAACACCACTTTTGGCGAGAGGTATCCGGGACGGAAGGGCGAGCTGCAGATCCACCCCGATGACGCGGCGCGCTGCGAGGTCGCTGACGGTGAGGAAGTCACTCTCTACAACCGCCGCGGCCGGGTGACGAGGATCGCCCGGATAACCGGCGACACCCGCAAGGGTGTGCTTGTCGCCCCGGGGCTGTTCTGGCCGGTGGACGGCTCGGGTTCTACGATTAATGATCTCACCTCGCAAAGGCACACCGATATCGGTGGCGGGGGGACATTTCATGAGACCCTGGTAGCCATTGACTCTGGGACCCATGCTGGAGACCCTATGGCAAAAACAGGCTGTTGA
- a CDS encoding site-2 protease family protein → MDKFLTELIILGPPLLFALTLHELAHGLVANHLGDPTARLAGRLTLNPLKHLDPIGTIAFFFIKFGWAKPVPVNPGYFRNPKQDMLWVALAGPATNLGLAVISAILVKALWLLGAFLPASPLAEAVFRPLIAMLIASVWINLVLAIFNILPIPPLDGGKILAGLLPDHLAGPFRQLERYGFILVIILALTGVLSAVILPIIKNVNSLLLS, encoded by the coding sequence ATGGACAAATTCCTCACAGAACTGATCATCCTCGGCCCGCCGCTGCTCTTTGCCCTCACCCTGCATGAGCTTGCCCACGGCCTGGTTGCCAACCACCTCGGCGACCCAACCGCGCGCCTCGCCGGCCGCCTTACCCTCAACCCACTCAAGCACCTCGATCCGATCGGCACCATCGCCTTTTTCTTTATCAAGTTCGGCTGGGCCAAACCGGTTCCGGTCAACCCCGGCTATTTTCGTAACCCCAAGCAAGATATGCTCTGGGTGGCCCTGGCCGGACCCGCCACCAATCTCGGTCTGGCGGTGATCAGCGCCATCCTGGTCAAGGCCCTTTGGCTGCTTGGCGCCTTCCTCCCCGCTTCCCCCTTGGCGGAGGCGGTTTTCCGGCCTTTAATCGCCATGCTCATTGCCAGTGTATGGATCAACCTGGTGCTGGCGATTTTCAACATCCTGCCCATCCCACCGCTTGACGGCGGCAAAATTCTCGCAGGGCTTCTCCCCGACCACCTGGCCGGACCTTTCCGCCAGCTCGAACGCTACGGCTTTATCCTTGTCATCATCCTCGCCCTGACCGGAGTTCTGTCGGCGGTGATCCTGCCGATCATCAAAAACGTCAACAGCCTGTTGCTGTCATAG